A DNA window from Halomicrobium mukohataei DSM 12286 contains the following coding sequences:
- a CDS encoding single-stranded DNA binding protein, whose translation MGAIGDIYADLETDEVSEEEFREAVEEKVEQMGGLADEETAAMLLAHELNENEVNTVADIEPGMNEVKFIAKVMSVGDLRTFERDGDGEDEPDEGRVINVEAADETGSVRLAFWDQEAESIAEGQLDVGDVLRVAGRPQEGYNGLEVSVDKAEPDADATVDVEPGGGSTIDALSMGQSDVDVRGVVLDTDSIRTFDRDDGSEGRVANLTIGDETGRVRVTLWDDRADRAEEIDPGTAVEIVDGYVREREGSLELHVGDHGAVDEIDEEVAFEPDAAAIERVEIGETVDIAGVVRSADPKRTFDRDDGSEGQVRNVRIQDATGDIRVALWGDKADKEIAPGDEILAADVEIDDGWQDDKEASAGWQSTVVVLDGAASAPESGGGDQQTASADGGNESAGLDAFADDGADEHTDDASETAGDADATTGETIEFTGTVVQTGDPVVLDDGEETMSVETDERVQLGQEVTARGTLRDDRLDADDVF comes from the coding sequence ATGGGTGCGATAGGAGACATCTACGCGGACCTCGAGACGGACGAGGTCTCCGAGGAGGAGTTCCGCGAGGCCGTCGAGGAGAAGGTCGAGCAGATGGGCGGGCTCGCAGACGAGGAGACCGCCGCGATGTTGCTCGCACACGAACTCAACGAGAACGAGGTCAACACGGTCGCCGACATCGAGCCGGGGATGAACGAGGTGAAGTTCATCGCGAAGGTGATGTCGGTCGGCGATCTGCGCACCTTCGAGCGAGACGGCGACGGTGAGGACGAACCCGACGAGGGCCGCGTGATCAACGTCGAGGCGGCCGACGAGACGGGATCGGTTCGACTGGCGTTCTGGGACCAGGAAGCCGAGTCCATCGCAGAGGGACAACTCGACGTGGGCGACGTGTTACGCGTCGCCGGCCGGCCACAGGAGGGGTACAACGGGCTGGAAGTCTCCGTCGACAAGGCCGAACCCGACGCGGACGCGACCGTCGACGTCGAGCCGGGCGGGGGATCGACCATCGACGCCCTGAGCATGGGCCAGTCCGACGTCGACGTGCGCGGCGTGGTCCTCGACACCGACTCGATTCGAACCTTCGACCGCGACGACGGCAGCGAAGGGCGGGTCGCGAACCTGACGATCGGCGACGAGACCGGGCGAGTCCGGGTGACGCTGTGGGACGACCGGGCCGACCGCGCAGAGGAGATCGACCCCGGGACGGCCGTCGAGATCGTCGACGGCTACGTCCGCGAGCGCGAGGGGAGTCTCGAACTCCACGTCGGCGACCACGGTGCCGTCGACGAGATCGACGAGGAGGTCGCCTTCGAGCCCGACGCCGCCGCGATCGAGCGCGTCGAGATCGGCGAGACTGTCGACATTGCCGGGGTCGTTCGCTCGGCCGATCCGAAGCGAACCTTCGACCGCGACGACGGCAGCGAGGGCCAGGTTCGTAACGTCCGGATTCAGGACGCGACCGGCGACATCCGCGTCGCGCTCTGGGGCGACAAGGCGGACAAGGAGATCGCACCCGGCGACGAGATCCTCGCCGCCGACGTGGAGATCGACGACGGGTGGCAAGACGACAAGGAAGCCTCTGCGGGCTGGCAGTCGACAGTGGTCGTCCTCGACGGTGCCGCCAGTGCTCCGGAGAGTGGCGGTGGTGACCAGCAGACCGCAAGCGCCGACGGCGGGAACGAGTCCGCCGGGCTGGACGCCTTCGCCGACGACGGGGCCGACGAGCACACCGACGACGCGAGCGAGACTGCCGGCGACGCAGACGCGACCACCGGCGAGACGATCGAGTTCACCGGGACGGTCGTCCAGACCGGCGACCCGGTCGTACTCGACGACGGCGAAGAGACGATGAGCGTCGAGACGGACGAACGCGTCCAGCTCGGTCAGGAGGTCACGGCTCGCGGGACCCTCCGAGACGACCGACTCGACGCCGACGACGTGTTCTGA
- a CDS encoding DUF7521 family protein yields MVDGVVIASGVLALLRMVVFGLTLGITLISFQAYRKRPSERLQAAFVGFAFISMGVAVSSVITQLSVSDTGEATRLFFQFAETIPFIIGFSMLYLSLYR; encoded by the coding sequence ATGGTCGATGGAGTCGTGATCGCGAGTGGGGTGTTGGCACTGTTACGTATGGTCGTGTTCGGCCTGACGCTGGGAATTACCCTGATCAGCTTCCAGGCCTACCGAAAGCGTCCCTCCGAACGGCTCCAGGCGGCCTTTGTCGGCTTCGCGTTCATCAGTATGGGGGTCGCGGTTTCGAGTGTCATCACCCAGCTCAGTGTCAGCGACACCGGCGAGGCCACCCGCCTGTTCTTCCAGTTCGCGGAGACGATTCCCTTCATCATCGGCTTCAGCATGCTGTATCTCTCTCTGTACCGGTGA
- a CDS encoding ArsR/SmtB family transcription factor, whose translation MNDEKSIEEILDTIGDQHARQVLAAISRESQSAKELAEECDMSLPTVYRRIEMLTEYELVTARTLVADDGNHYKVYESNFESTVISLEDDEYKVRIYREENLPDRFSQLWDELNPD comes from the coding sequence GTGAACGACGAGAAGAGCATCGAAGAGATCCTCGACACGATCGGTGACCAGCACGCCAGGCAGGTGTTGGCCGCGATCAGTCGCGAGTCCCAGTCGGCGAAGGAACTCGCCGAGGAGTGCGATATGTCGCTGCCGACGGTGTATCGCCGCATCGAGATGCTCACCGAGTACGAACTGGTGACGGCTCGCACACTCGTCGCCGACGACGGGAACCACTACAAGGTGTACGAGTCGAACTTCGAGTCGACGGTCATCTCGCTGGAAGACGACGAGTACAAGGTCCGGATCTACCGCGAAGAGAACCTCCCAGACCGTTTCAGTCAGCTCTGGGACGAGCTCAACCCCGACTAG
- a CDS encoding DUF7533 family protein, which translates to MPRGILELIGLAGSVLFASSVGLFGLQTVTDGDTLAGVGYLAVAALMVLVPYYVTTPDDVAGSAAERAVGWVVRDDD; encoded by the coding sequence ATGCCACGCGGGATTCTGGAACTGATCGGCCTCGCCGGCTCGGTCCTGTTCGCGTCGTCAGTGGGGCTGTTCGGTCTCCAGACGGTCACTGACGGCGACACCCTCGCCGGAGTGGGCTATCTGGCCGTCGCGGCGCTGATGGTGCTCGTCCCCTACTACGTGACGACGCCCGACGACGTGGCGGGCAGCGCCGCCGAGCGGGCGGTCGGGTGGGTCGTACGAGACGACGACTAG
- a CDS encoding histone → MSVELPFAPVDSVIRRNAGGLRVSAEAAEELARRIQEYGARLAADAAETATADGRKTLMPEDFDTEGVRDKDELELPVAPVDRIARLDIDDSYRVAMDARVALADILEAYADDVAAAAATLARHADRRTIKAEDVETYFELRQYY, encoded by the coding sequence ATGAGCGTCGAGCTACCGTTCGCGCCGGTCGATTCCGTGATCCGGCGGAACGCGGGTGGGTTGCGTGTCAGTGCCGAAGCCGCCGAGGAACTGGCTCGCCGGATCCAGGAGTACGGGGCGCGACTGGCCGCCGACGCCGCCGAGACGGCGACGGCGGACGGACGAAAGACCTTGATGCCCGAGGACTTCGACACCGAGGGCGTCCGAGACAAAGACGAACTGGAGCTGCCGGTCGCGCCGGTCGACCGGATCGCACGGCTCGACATCGACGACAGCTACCGGGTCGCGATGGACGCCCGGGTCGCGCTCGCCGACATCCTCGAAGCGTACGCCGACGACGTGGCAGCGGCCGCCGCGACGCTCGCCCGCCACGCCGACCGGCGGACGATCAAGGCAGAGGACGTCGAGACGTACTTCGAACTGCGGCAGTACTACTGA
- a CDS encoding UvrD-helicase domain-containing protein yields MTDTSPQVVRLFGGPGSGKTTALLDRVEELLSEDDADVRDILVVSYTRAAAAEIRERLAERLDINPRSLKGNVCTMHAKAYELLDLSRGDVVGESDKEDFCDEFGLEFEDEYEGSRRRSARSTTLGNKVIATSQWLQRTRRDVADWYDVPFKWDEEEVRLPPEIDDNAQTGNKYTPTWPGDDDRLDVPEAIRAWRTYKGDNDLTGFADMLERVKQRSLLPNVEYLIIDEFQDITTLQYDVYEEWKPRMTKILIAGDDDQVVYAWQGADPDLLLEEDVDVDEVLPNSYRLPSSILNVVNREVRHIEKRQEKDLNPRKEGGEVLPMLNPSMLDLVREIRRTVDDDEGTVMILFRARYQMFQFMDEFIGEGIPFTCLTDQRMWTDRLTEYVRGVEALDADERLSVLEGRRLADMLADSAFGTGDRDDLFDELDEIADASEKDDLADIEMDPDVIREHAPFAPDPRAAADMLRKVTNFQERTVEAYFHGEYAGMDADQVRLGTIHSAKGREADHVFVGTDLTEKVVEQMAAQVEQNDRHVPGDEEFTKHTDPIPTLTDNERRVFYVGMSRARERLVLMENLVDGAPTLPIDVILENEPRPDSPEELLIEAQEPLPTP; encoded by the coding sequence ATGACTGACACGAGCCCGCAGGTGGTCCGGCTGTTCGGTGGTCCGGGGAGCGGGAAGACGACGGCGCTGCTCGACCGCGTCGAAGAACTGCTGTCCGAGGACGACGCCGACGTGCGCGACATCCTGGTCGTCTCGTACACCCGTGCGGCCGCCGCCGAGATCCGCGAGCGACTGGCCGAACGACTCGACATCAACCCACGTTCTCTGAAGGGGAACGTCTGTACGATGCACGCGAAGGCGTACGAACTGCTCGACCTCTCTCGGGGCGACGTGGTCGGCGAGTCCGACAAGGAGGACTTCTGTGACGAGTTCGGGCTGGAGTTCGAAGACGAGTACGAAGGCTCTCGCCGTCGGTCGGCCCGCTCGACGACGCTCGGGAACAAGGTCATCGCCACGAGCCAGTGGCTCCAGCGCACTCGCCGAGACGTTGCCGACTGGTACGACGTGCCCTTCAAGTGGGACGAGGAGGAGGTCCGGCTTCCGCCCGAGATCGACGACAACGCCCAGACTGGCAACAAGTACACGCCGACCTGGCCCGGCGACGACGACCGACTCGACGTGCCCGAAGCGATCCGCGCCTGGCGCACCTACAAGGGCGACAACGACCTCACCGGGTTCGCAGACATGCTCGAACGGGTCAAGCAGCGATCGCTGCTGCCCAACGTCGAGTACCTCATCATCGACGAGTTTCAGGACATCACCACCCTCCAGTACGACGTGTACGAGGAGTGGAAACCCCGCATGACGAAGATTCTCATCGCGGGCGACGACGACCAGGTCGTCTACGCCTGGCAGGGTGCCGACCCCGATCTGTTGCTGGAGGAAGACGTCGACGTCGACGAGGTCCTGCCCAACTCATACCGACTGCCGTCCTCGATTCTCAACGTGGTCAACCGCGAGGTGCGCCACATCGAGAAGCGCCAGGAGAAAGACCTCAACCCGCGCAAGGAGGGCGGCGAGGTGTTGCCGATGTTGAACCCCTCGATGCTCGATCTGGTCCGCGAGATCCGCCGGACCGTCGACGACGACGAGGGAACCGTGATGATCCTCTTTCGGGCGCGGTACCAGATGTTCCAGTTCATGGACGAGTTCATCGGCGAGGGGATCCCCTTCACCTGCCTGACCGACCAGCGGATGTGGACCGACCGGCTCACCGAGTACGTTCGCGGCGTCGAGGCGCTGGACGCCGACGAACGCCTCTCCGTGCTAGAGGGTCGCCGGCTCGCGGACATGCTCGCCGACTCCGCTTTCGGGACCGGCGACCGCGACGACCTGTTCGACGAACTCGACGAGATCGCAGACGCCAGCGAGAAAGACGATCTGGCGGACATCGAGATGGATCCGGACGTGATCCGCGAACACGCACCGTTCGCGCCCGATCCGCGGGCCGCCGCCGACATGCTCCGGAAGGTGACCAACTTCCAGGAGCGGACCGTCGAGGCCTACTTCCACGGGGAGTACGCCGGTATGGACGCCGATCAGGTCCGGCTGGGGACGATTCACTCCGCCAAGGGCCGCGAGGCCGACCACGTCTTCGTCGGCACCGACCTCACCGAGAAGGTCGTCGAGCAGATGGCCGCACAGGTCGAGCAAAACGACCGCCACGTGCCGGGCGACGAGGAGTTCACCAAGCACACCGATCCGATCCCGACCCTGACCGACAACGAACGGCGCGTGTTCTACGTCGGCATGAGCCGCGCCCGCGAGCGACTCGTCCTGATGGAGAACCTCGTCGACGGTGCGCCGACGCTCCCCATCGACGTGATCCTGGAGAACGAGCCCAGGCCCGATTCCCCCGAGGAGCTTCTGATCGAGGCGCAGGAACCGCTGCCGACGCCCTGA
- a CDS encoding HVO_0416 family zinc finger protein — protein MATAPSTDDMIDEFLSQRGHDVETSGWEESYNKKQCPDCGGLHDGAATECSVCGWGPAN, from the coding sequence ATGGCGACCGCACCGAGTACCGACGACATGATCGACGAGTTCCTGTCCCAGCGCGGTCACGACGTCGAAACGAGCGGCTGGGAAGAAAGCTACAACAAGAAACAGTGTCCGGATTGTGGCGGTCTTCACGACGGAGCGGCCACAGAGTGCTCGGTGTGTGGCTGGGGACCCGCTAACTGA
- a CDS encoding riboflavin synthase has protein sequence MFTGIVEATGEVRAVEDTADGRRLRIGSPFEELSHGQSISVSGACLTVEEFEPGEWFSVFLAEETIDRTFFDEIAEGDELNLERAMPADGRFDGHIVQGHVDATATVEEIERVGEDWRFTFSLPADIERYVVEKGSITVDGISLTVADRREDSFSVAIIPTTYDVTTLSEKSPGDAAHLEVDVVAKYVERMV, from the coding sequence ATGTTCACGGGAATCGTCGAGGCGACGGGCGAAGTGCGGGCGGTCGAGGACACGGCAGACGGCCGACGACTCCGGATCGGATCGCCGTTCGAGGAACTGAGCCACGGCCAGTCGATCAGCGTCAGCGGCGCGTGTCTCACCGTCGAGGAGTTCGAACCGGGCGAGTGGTTCTCCGTGTTCCTGGCCGAGGAGACGATCGACCGCACTTTCTTCGACGAAATCGCCGAGGGCGACGAACTGAACCTCGAACGGGCGATGCCGGCGGACGGCCGTTTCGACGGCCACATCGTGCAGGGCCACGTCGACGCGACGGCGACCGTCGAGGAGATCGAACGCGTCGGCGAGGACTGGCGCTTTACCTTCTCGCTGCCCGCCGACATCGAACGCTACGTCGTCGAGAAGGGGTCGATCACCGTCGACGGCATCAGCCTCACCGTCGCCGACCGCCGCGAGGATTCCTTCTCTGTGGCGATCATCCCGACGACCTACGACGTGACGACCCTCTCCGAGAAGTCCCCCGGCGACGCGGCCCACCTGGAGGTCGACGTGGTCGCGAAGTACGTCGAGCGGATGGTCTGA
- a CDS encoding histone deacetylase family protein, whose translation MNFGYREVCLDHDTGPRHPESADRLRAIRRGLAEYHGVEYVAAGDADEELICKVHDPDYVEEIKAFCQEGGGNWDADTVAVEDTWKAALASAGLAEWAALSALDGDDGRETPFALGRPPGHHAVADDAMGFCFVDNAVVAAQSALDEGADGVAIFDWDVHHGNGTQDICYDRDDIFYASIHEEGLYPGTGEVDETGTGDGAMRTLNVPYDPGADTVDYLAAVDELIAPEIESFDPDLLLVSAGFDAHRHDPISRMRVSSEGYGLLTQRMRDLTDRCDAGLGFVLEGGYSLDTLTDSLTTVHEVFDGYQPSQPDGSVSEDARDVLDALVDQGFGST comes from the coding sequence ATGAACTTCGGCTACCGCGAGGTCTGCCTCGACCACGACACGGGTCCGCGCCACCCCGAGAGTGCCGATCGACTCCGGGCGATCAGGCGGGGCCTCGCGGAATACCACGGCGTCGAGTACGTCGCCGCGGGCGACGCCGACGAGGAACTGATCTGCAAGGTCCACGATCCCGACTACGTCGAGGAGATCAAGGCGTTCTGCCAGGAGGGTGGCGGCAACTGGGACGCAGACACCGTCGCCGTCGAGGACACCTGGAAGGCCGCACTCGCCAGTGCCGGCCTCGCCGAGTGGGCCGCGCTCTCGGCGCTGGACGGCGACGACGGTCGCGAGACGCCGTTCGCGCTCGGCCGTCCGCCCGGCCACCACGCGGTCGCGGACGACGCGATGGGATTTTGCTTCGTCGACAACGCCGTCGTCGCCGCCCAGTCGGCCCTCGACGAGGGTGCCGACGGGGTCGCGATCTTCGACTGGGACGTTCACCACGGCAACGGGACCCAGGACATCTGCTACGACCGCGACGACATCTTCTACGCGTCGATCCACGAGGAGGGCCTGTATCCGGGGACCGGCGAGGTCGACGAGACGGGGACCGGTGACGGCGCGATGAGGACTCTCAACGTCCCCTACGATCCCGGTGCCGACACCGTCGACTACCTGGCTGCCGTCGACGAGCTGATCGCCCCGGAGATCGAGTCGTTCGATCCCGACCTCCTGCTGGTCAGCGCCGGCTTCGACGCCCATCGCCACGATCCGATCTCCCGGATGCGGGTCTCCTCGGAGGGGTACGGACTCCTCACCCAGCGGATGCGCGACCTCACCGACCGCTGTGACGCCGGCCTCGGCTTCGTTCTCGAAGGCGGCTACAGTCTCGATACCCTGACCGACAGCCTCACGACCGTCCACGAGGTCTTCGACGGCTACCAGCCCTCACAGCCCGACGGATCGGTCAGCGAGGACGCCCGCGACGTGCTCGACGCTCTGGTCGATCAGGGCTTCGGATCGACGTAG
- the cca gene encoding CCA tRNA nucleotidyltransferase, which yields MSDEVDAVVERVRERVTPGDDERAELQAVADRLTERGEDAIASLPVDAHVVRVGSTARGTWTAGDRDLDLFVCFPPELDREELEEYGLSVGHAVLPAGHEEYAEHPYVKGTVDGYDVDLVPCYDVADAASIQSAVDRTPFHTRYLAERLDETLAADVRVCKQFMKAIGVYGSDLRTEGFSGYLTELLVLEHDGFRPLVEAAAAWTPPVEFDPADHGRESFDDPLVVIDPTDPERNVAAVLSTEQLATFQHYARELAAEPRTDLFEPSESEPVDAETVRAWFERRGTTPVAVRFDAPDLVDDQLWPQLERSLSGVTDALNRRGFDVLRSAAFADETAVLLAELEVAERPAVERHEGPPVHVRDHAEGFYETYADSDATGPYVDGDRYVVERDREFATASAFLRSDALSNVALGTHVASALESEYEVLVGEEVAPLAGEFGVELADYVDPKP from the coding sequence ATGAGCGACGAGGTCGACGCCGTGGTCGAGCGGGTTCGCGAGCGGGTGACTCCCGGCGACGACGAGCGCGCGGAGTTGCAGGCGGTCGCAGACAGACTCACCGAGCGGGGCGAGGACGCGATCGCGTCGTTGCCCGTCGACGCGCACGTCGTGCGGGTGGGCTCGACGGCGCGCGGGACGTGGACGGCGGGCGATCGAGACCTGGACCTGTTCGTCTGTTTCCCTCCCGAGCTCGACCGCGAGGAGTTAGAGGAGTACGGGCTCTCGGTCGGCCACGCCGTGTTGCCGGCGGGCCACGAGGAGTACGCTGAGCACCCTTACGTCAAGGGCACCGTCGACGGGTACGACGTGGATCTGGTGCCGTGTTACGACGTCGCCGACGCGGCGTCGATCCAGTCGGCGGTCGACCGGACGCCGTTTCACACGCGCTATCTCGCCGAGCGGCTCGACGAGACGCTGGCGGCGGACGTGCGGGTCTGCAAGCAGTTCATGAAGGCGATCGGCGTCTACGGCAGCGACCTCAGGACGGAGGGGTTCTCCGGTTACCTGACGGAGCTGCTCGTGCTCGAACACGACGGGTTCCGGCCGCTCGTCGAGGCCGCGGCGGCGTGGACGCCGCCGGTCGAGTTCGATCCGGCCGACCACGGACGGGAGAGTTTCGACGATCCGCTCGTCGTGATCGATCCCACGGACCCGGAGCGAAACGTCGCGGCGGTGTTGTCGACAGAGCAACTGGCGACGTTCCAGCACTACGCACGCGAGCTGGCAGCCGAGCCACGAACGGACCTGTTCGAGCCCAGCGAGTCCGAGCCGGTCGACGCCGAGACGGTCCGGGCGTGGTTCGAGCGGCGGGGGACGACGCCGGTCGCGGTGCGGTTCGACGCGCCGGATCTCGTCGACGATCAGCTCTGGCCCCAACTCGAACGGTCGCTGTCGGGAGTGACCGACGCCTTGAATCGGCGCGGGTTCGACGTGCTCCGCTCGGCGGCGTTCGCAGACGAGACGGCCGTCTTGCTCGCAGAACTGGAAGTGGCCGAGCGGCCCGCGGTCGAGCGCCACGAGGGGCCGCCGGTCCACGTCCGGGACCACGCCGAGGGATTCTACGAGACGTACGCAGACAGTGACGCGACGGGACCGTACGTCGACGGCGATCGGTACGTCGTCGAACGCGACCGCGAGTTCGCGACGGCGTCGGCGTTCCTGCGAAGCGACGCGCTGTCGAACGTGGCGCTGGGGACGCACGTCGCGTCGGCGCTCGAATCGGAGTACGAGGTGCTGGTCGGCGAGGAGGTCGCGCCCCTGGCAGGCGAGTTCGGCGTCGAACTCGCAGACTACGTCGATCCGAAGCCCTGA
- a CDS encoding DUF309 domain-containing protein, whose product MRDPLRAGVAIYNEGRYHAAHDAWEDHWLDLSRGTDDERLLHGLIQFTAVVHHLDDGNYSGATGLAESAAAYLADLPAAYRGVELDAVRSFLGRVATAPRELTPDDAPPLVYEGRRLTYDDLDFEATAVAARVLAEGDDEHAVEAGVEYAREEVAADESGTYTGLVFAFVRERDRRPIVTTRLGEHVQRREHRESDVNGLFE is encoded by the coding sequence ATGCGCGATCCGCTCCGGGCGGGCGTCGCGATCTACAACGAGGGCCGGTACCACGCGGCCCACGACGCCTGGGAGGACCACTGGCTCGACCTGTCTCGGGGGACCGACGACGAGCGGCTGCTCCACGGGCTGATCCAGTTCACCGCGGTCGTCCACCACCTCGACGACGGAAACTACTCCGGGGCCACAGGGCTGGCCGAAAGCGCGGCGGCGTATCTCGCCGACCTGCCGGCGGCGTACCGCGGCGTCGAACTGGACGCCGTCCGGTCGTTCCTCGGTCGCGTCGCGACGGCTCCCCGGGAACTGACGCCGGACGACGCGCCGCCGCTGGTCTACGAGGGCCGGCGGTTGACCTACGACGATCTGGACTTCGAGGCGACGGCCGTCGCCGCGAGAGTGCTGGCCGAGGGCGACGACGAGCACGCCGTCGAGGCCGGCGTCGAATACGCCCGCGAGGAGGTCGCCGCCGACGAGAGCGGCACCTACACCGGACTGGTCTTCGCGTTCGTGCGCGAGCGCGACCGCCGGCCGATCGTCACGACCAGACTCGGCGAGCACGTACAACGGCGCGAACACCGAGAATCGGACGTGAACGGGCTGTTCGAGTGA
- a CDS encoding PadR family transcriptional regulator has translation MTEDELRHVPTGDAGHASADERLTPLVGGRDTETSSDRSSRDGVPETLLSSVGETLADGDAAIDEGLVTQSLDEILLALIASSTDQTHGTELMDELERCFDAQLSPGTVYPRLHELDSEGLLEMHELVQTKQYSISDDPAARDRIERAVYQHLAIGMFLHASLDDA, from the coding sequence ATGACCGAAGACGAACTCCGTCACGTTCCGACGGGCGATGCAGGACACGCCAGCGCCGACGAGCGCTTGACCCCCCTCGTCGGCGGGCGCGACACCGAGACGTCGTCCGACCGATCGAGCCGTGACGGCGTGCCAGAGACGCTACTATCTTCGGTCGGCGAGACCCTCGCCGATGGCGACGCCGCAATCGACGAGGGTCTCGTGACCCAGAGCCTGGACGAGATCCTCCTCGCGTTGATCGCGTCTTCGACCGATCAAACGCACGGCACAGAGCTGATGGACGAACTGGAGCGGTGTTTCGACGCCCAGTTGAGCCCAGGAACGGTCTACCCCCGACTCCACGAGCTCGACTCCGAGGGACTCCTCGAGATGCACGAGCTCGTCCAGACCAAGCAGTACTCGATCAGCGACGACCCCGCTGCTCGAGACCGCATCGAACGCGCAGTGTATCAACACCTCGCGATCGGCATGTTCCTGCACGCGTCACTCGACGACGCGTAA
- a CDS encoding DUF7563 family protein, producing MPKCQNCGSFVTKDYVRVFTPQEDTDPRVCPDCEDMIRDGADVREARSPRHS from the coding sequence ATGCCAAAGTGCCAGAACTGCGGTTCGTTCGTGACCAAAGACTACGTACGCGTGTTCACACCTCAAGAAGACACCGACCCGCGGGTCTGTCCCGACTGCGAGGACATGATCCGTGACGGCGCAGACGTTCGGGAGGCACGGTCTCCCCGACACTCGTAG
- a CDS encoding phytanoyl-CoA dioxygenase family protein, with translation MTLTDTQFEQYQRDGYVVVEDALDAETVDRVKRRLRAYTHGDRAVEGFQSQIEPAVERGEVDVEESGDAVRKFEGLGMVETDDVFRSVADDDTIVDTAAELLGPNLKLLRSAAMFKPPAVGSEKGFHQDAAYYPIQPMDHVTVWIALDEATTENGCMNVVPGAHTDGLLGHEAADYDTDIVIAEGDVDRADAVPVPMEPGDALFAHCLVPHFTAPNTTDQWRRALIMSYMDARSRFTKSAAERPPWVDSVHIRGEDFPGCV, from the coding sequence GTGACACTCACCGACACGCAGTTCGAACAGTACCAGCGAGACGGCTACGTCGTCGTCGAGGACGCCCTCGACGCCGAGACGGTCGACCGCGTGAAGCGACGCCTACGAGCCTACACTCACGGCGACCGCGCCGTCGAGGGGTTCCAGTCACAGATCGAGCCGGCCGTCGAACGCGGCGAGGTCGATGTCGAGGAATCGGGCGACGCGGTGCGGAAGTTCGAGGGACTGGGGATGGTCGAGACCGACGACGTGTTCCGATCGGTCGCCGACGACGACACGATCGTCGACACGGCCGCCGAACTGCTCGGGCCGAACCTGAAGCTCCTGCGCAGCGCCGCGATGTTCAAACCCCCCGCGGTCGGGAGCGAGAAGGGGTTCCACCAGGACGCCGCGTACTACCCGATCCAGCCGATGGACCACGTCACCGTCTGGATCGCGCTCGACGAGGCGACGACCGAGAACGGCTGTATGAACGTCGTTCCCGGCGCACACACGGACGGACTGCTTGGCCACGAGGCCGCCGACTACGACACCGACATCGTCATCGCCGAGGGCGACGTGGACCGGGCCGACGCCGTCCCCGTCCCGATGGAACCGGGCGACGCGCTGTTCGCTCACTGTCTGGTCCCTCACTTCACCGCGCCCAACACGACCGACCAGTGGCGGCGCGCGCTCATCATGTCGTACATGGACGCCCGTTCGCGGTTCACGAAATCGGCCGCGGAGCGTCCGCCGTGGGTCGACTCCGTCCACATCCGGGGCGAGGACTTTCCCGGGTGCGTGTGA